One Euphorbia lathyris chromosome 1, ddEupLath1.1, whole genome shotgun sequence DNA segment encodes these proteins:
- the LOC136202289 gene encoding uncharacterized protein isoform X2 yields MDAMKEEERQLMQKVAKILDESKASNATHIRKLKDLSAVLSKLPSLPQFASVFFKTLTPLFHIQRRIASAERIIRFVSLFATTRDLNNASICDEFLEEFLKFLLVATKAANKTARFRACQIISEIIMRLPDDAEVSNDLWDEVIECMKLRVRDKVSIVRTFAVRALSRFVNDSENSDILDLFLEVLPLEQNTEVRKAIVLSLPPSNATSLAIINHTMDVSESVRKAAYCVLADKFPLQSLSIKLRTEILQRGLADRSAAVSKECLKLMKNEWLSKCCNGDPIKLLKYLDVETYESVGASVLASLLKDGLLKLHDGQSIRQYLSKAHAENEGESGNYNGSIQLMEPEFALYWKIVCRHLQTEAQEKGSDAAATMGTEAAVYAAEASDNNDLLDKILPATVSDYVVLVKAHIDAGTNYRFATRQLLLLGAMLDFSDSSSRKVAGSFVKELLHKQLDHEIDDEGNQVVIGDGINLGGDKEWADAVSSLAGKVHAAPGEFEEVVLGVIEELGRPCRERTADFVQWMHCLAVTSLLLENAKSMHWLQGKAIEPAELLHSLLLPGTKHVHLDVQRAAIRCLGLFGLLEKNPSEELVKQLRISFVKGTAPISKMACKGLIDLVMWHGHQEVDKALGQGLVSHFNNGKMERDHVKFSDDDVIFNSELLDLLYVGLDRSDWTKSEEYDENESVHSVLGEGFAKILLLSEKYPSIPTSLHPLLLAKLIILYFSNETRDLQRLKQCLSVFFEHYPALSVNHKKCLSKAFIPVMRSMWPGIFGNCGGAPSVVSNMRKRAVQASRFMLQMMQDPLFAKEIENKDESAELPETIDSALQPSFECGEEGLAIRIAAEVASFPSKKTAAERSYISALSRILALLQFRSSEQEAVKLIRQLLNHVAESVSGDKDLIKELKQMAERLKLLDSQPDDKLLQDQIDLILGRLEVEMKKDIGRSFEIPETPAVARSSKPSRSRRRARKDEDVSEESDEETPATTVGGAIGPRSQRASKTAALSKMTANKVVRIEECEDEEEEEERSDVSSEENSDDSDVEIE; encoded by the exons ATGGACGCCATGAAGGAAGAAGAGAGACAACTGATGCAGAAAGTCGCCAAAATTCTCGACGAATCCAAAGCCTCTAACGCAACACACATTCGAAAGCTTAAAGATCTTTCCGCCGTCCTGTCTAAATTGCCATCTCTGCCCCAATTTGCATCTGTCTTCTTCAAAACCCTAACCCCTCTTTTTCATATCCAGCGCCGTATTGCCTCTGCTGAGCGCATCATCCGCTTTGTCTCACTATTTGCTACCACTCGAGACCTCAACAATGCATCCATTTGTGATGAGTTTCTGGAGGAGTTTTTGAAGTTTCTACTTGTTGCTACCAAGGCCGCCAATAAAACCGCCAGGTTTAGGGCTTGTCAGATAATATCAGAG ATCATAATGCGTTTGCCAGATGATGCAGAAGTCAGCAACGATCTTTGGGATGAGGTGATAGAATGCATGAAATTAAGAGTCAGGGACAAGGTTTCTATTGTACGTACTTTTGCTGTTAGAGCTCTATCACGCTTTGTAAATGATAGTGAGAACAGTGATATCCTTGATTTATTTCTCGAGGTTCTTCCTCTAGAGCAGAATACA GAGGTTCGCAAGGCTATTGTGTTATCTTTGCCACCTTCAAATGCAACTTCACTAGCTATCATTAATCACACCATGGATGTGAGCGAGTCAGTCCGCAAAGCTGCATACTGTGTTCTAGCTGATAAATTTCCTCTCCAAAGTCTAAG CATAAAGCTCAGGACAGAAATTCTTCAAAGAGGCCTCGCTGATCGTTCTGCAGCAGTTTCAAAAGAATGTTTGAAGTTGATGAAAAATGAATGGCTTTCTAAATGCTGCAATGGTGACCCCATAAAGCTTCTCAAATACCTTGATGTCGAAACCTACGAATCAGTTGGCGCATCTGTGTTGGCTTCTCTGTTAAAAGATGGCCTTTTAAAGTTACATGATGGTCAAAGTATCAGGCAATACTTATCAAAGGCCCATGCTGAAAATGAAG GAGAATCAGGAAATTACAATGGAAGCATCCAGCTAATGGAGCCAGAGTTTGCTCTCTATTGGAAGATTGTGTGTAGGCACTTGCAGACTGAGGCACAA GAAAAAGGTTCTGATGCTGCTGCTACAATGGGCACTGAAGCTGCAGTGTATGCAGCTGAAGCTTCAGATAACAATGACCTTCTAGATAAAATACTTCCTGCAACTGTTTCTGATTATGTAGTTTTGGTCAAAGCTCATATAGATGCTG GAACAAATTATCGTTTTGCTACTCGACAGCTGCTGTTGCTTGGTGCAATGCTTGATTTTTCTGATTCTTCCAGTAGGAAAGTTGCTGGCTCATTTGTGAAGGAACTATTGCACAAACAACTTGATCATGAAATTGATGATGAAGGAAACCAGGTTGTTATAGGAGATGGCATAAACCTCGGTGGTGACAAAGAATGGGCTGATGCAGTGTCAAGTTTGGCTGGTAAAGTCCATGCTGCTCCCGGTGAATTTGAAGAAGTCGTTCTTGGTGTTATTGAAGAGCTTGGCCGGCCTTGCAGGGAGAGAACAGCAGACTTCGTACAGTGGATGCACTGCCTTGCTGTTACTAGTCTTCTTTTGGAAAATGCAAAGTCAATGCACTGGCTTCAAGGGAAAGCTATTGAACCTGCTGAACTGCTGCATTCTTTATTACTTCCTGGG ACGAAACATGTTCACTTGGACGTGCAGAGGGCTGCCATTAGGTGCCTTGGCCTTTTCGGCTTGTTAGAGAAAAATCCTAGCGAAGAGCTAGTGAAGCAATTGAGAATTTCTTTTGTTAAGGGTACTGCTCCAATTAGCAAAATGGCATGCAAGGGGTTAATTGATCTTGTCATGTGGCATGGGCACCAGGAAGTTGACAAGGCACTGGGCCAAGGGCTTGTGTCTCACTTTAATAATGGCAAAATGGAACGTGATCATGTGAAGTTTTCTGATGACGATGTTATTTTTAATAGCGAATTACTCGATCTCTTATATGTGGGCCTTGATAGAAGTGATTGGACAAAGTCTGAAGAATATGATGAAAATGAGTCGGTGCATAGCGTTCTTGGTGAGGGATTTGCTAAGATTCTTCTTCTTAGTGAAAAGTATCCGAGCATACCGACTTCTTTACATCCTTTGCTCTTGGCCAAGCTCATTATTTTGTATTTTAGCAATGAAACAAGAGATCTGCAGAG GTTGAAGCAATGTTTATCTGTATTCTTCGAGCATTATCCTGCCCTCTCTGTCAATCATAAG AAATGTTTGTCTAAGGCTTTTATTCCAGTCATGCGTTCCATGTGGCCAGGCATCTTTGGCAATTGTGGAGGGGCTCCCTCTGTAGTATCTAACATGCGTAAGCGGGCAGTTCAAGCATCAAGGTTTATGCTACAAATGATGCAGGACCCCTTGTTTGCTAAAGAAATTGAAAACAAAGATGAAAGTGCAGAATTACCAGAAACTATAGATAGTGCTCTGCAACCTTCATTTGAATGTGGAGAGGAGGGACTTGCAATACGAATTGCTGCTGAG GTAGCAAGCTTCCCTTCCAAGAAGACAGCTGCTGAGAGGTCATACATATCGGCACTTAGTAGAATACTCGCCTTGCTTCAATTTAGGTCATCAGAACAAGAAGCAGTAAAACTAATCAGGCAGCTATTGAATCATGTGGCTGAATCTGTATCAGGAGATAAAGATCTTATAAAGGAGTTGAAGCAGATGGCTGAGCGTCTCAAGTTGTTAGATAGCCAACCAGATGATAAACTGTTGCAAGATCAAATTGATCTGATTTTGG GGAGGTTGGAGGTGGAAATGAAAAAGGATATTGGTAGGTCATTTGAGATCCCAGAAACACCAGCAGTAGCACGATCATCAAAGCCAAGCCGCTCGAGAAGACGAGCAAGGAAAGATGAAGATGTTAGTGAAGAGTCTGATGAAGAAACCCCAGCAACCACTGTTGGTGGTGCCATAGGACCCCGGTCGCAGAGGGCAAGCAAGACTGCGGCTCTAAGCAAGATGACAGCCAACAAAGTTGTGAGAATAGAAGAATgcgaggatgaagaagaagaggaagaaagatCAGATGTATCATCAGAGGAGAATTCTGATGATTCAGACGTAGAAATAGAATGA
- the LOC136202289 gene encoding uncharacterized protein isoform X1 yields the protein MDAMKEEERQLMQKVAKILDESKASNATHIRKLKDLSAVLSKLPSLPQFASVFFKTLTPLFHIQRRIASAERIIRFVSLFATTRDLNNASICDEFLEEFLKFLLVATKAANKTARFRACQIISEIIMRLPDDAEVSNDLWDEVIECMKLRVRDKVSIVRTFAVRALSRFVNDSENSDILDLFLEVLPLEQNTEVRKAIVLSLPPSNATSLAIINHTMDVSESVRKAAYCVLADKFPLQSLSIKLRTEILQRGLADRSAAVSKECLKLMKNEWLSKCCNGDPIKLLKYLDVETYESVGASVLASLLKDGLLKLHDGQSIRQYLSKAHAENEAGESGNYNGSIQLMEPEFALYWKIVCRHLQTEAQEKGSDAAATMGTEAAVYAAEASDNNDLLDKILPATVSDYVVLVKAHIDAGTNYRFATRQLLLLGAMLDFSDSSSRKVAGSFVKELLHKQLDHEIDDEGNQVVIGDGINLGGDKEWADAVSSLAGKVHAAPGEFEEVVLGVIEELGRPCRERTADFVQWMHCLAVTSLLLENAKSMHWLQGKAIEPAELLHSLLLPGTKHVHLDVQRAAIRCLGLFGLLEKNPSEELVKQLRISFVKGTAPISKMACKGLIDLVMWHGHQEVDKALGQGLVSHFNNGKMERDHVKFSDDDVIFNSELLDLLYVGLDRSDWTKSEEYDENESVHSVLGEGFAKILLLSEKYPSIPTSLHPLLLAKLIILYFSNETRDLQRLKQCLSVFFEHYPALSVNHKKCLSKAFIPVMRSMWPGIFGNCGGAPSVVSNMRKRAVQASRFMLQMMQDPLFAKEIENKDESAELPETIDSALQPSFECGEEGLAIRIAAEVASFPSKKTAAERSYISALSRILALLQFRSSEQEAVKLIRQLLNHVAESVSGDKDLIKELKQMAERLKLLDSQPDDKLLQDQIDLILGRLEVEMKKDIGRSFEIPETPAVARSSKPSRSRRRARKDEDVSEESDEETPATTVGGAIGPRSQRASKTAALSKMTANKVVRIEECEDEEEEEERSDVSSEENSDDSDVEIE from the exons ATGGACGCCATGAAGGAAGAAGAGAGACAACTGATGCAGAAAGTCGCCAAAATTCTCGACGAATCCAAAGCCTCTAACGCAACACACATTCGAAAGCTTAAAGATCTTTCCGCCGTCCTGTCTAAATTGCCATCTCTGCCCCAATTTGCATCTGTCTTCTTCAAAACCCTAACCCCTCTTTTTCATATCCAGCGCCGTATTGCCTCTGCTGAGCGCATCATCCGCTTTGTCTCACTATTTGCTACCACTCGAGACCTCAACAATGCATCCATTTGTGATGAGTTTCTGGAGGAGTTTTTGAAGTTTCTACTTGTTGCTACCAAGGCCGCCAATAAAACCGCCAGGTTTAGGGCTTGTCAGATAATATCAGAG ATCATAATGCGTTTGCCAGATGATGCAGAAGTCAGCAACGATCTTTGGGATGAGGTGATAGAATGCATGAAATTAAGAGTCAGGGACAAGGTTTCTATTGTACGTACTTTTGCTGTTAGAGCTCTATCACGCTTTGTAAATGATAGTGAGAACAGTGATATCCTTGATTTATTTCTCGAGGTTCTTCCTCTAGAGCAGAATACA GAGGTTCGCAAGGCTATTGTGTTATCTTTGCCACCTTCAAATGCAACTTCACTAGCTATCATTAATCACACCATGGATGTGAGCGAGTCAGTCCGCAAAGCTGCATACTGTGTTCTAGCTGATAAATTTCCTCTCCAAAGTCTAAG CATAAAGCTCAGGACAGAAATTCTTCAAAGAGGCCTCGCTGATCGTTCTGCAGCAGTTTCAAAAGAATGTTTGAAGTTGATGAAAAATGAATGGCTTTCTAAATGCTGCAATGGTGACCCCATAAAGCTTCTCAAATACCTTGATGTCGAAACCTACGAATCAGTTGGCGCATCTGTGTTGGCTTCTCTGTTAAAAGATGGCCTTTTAAAGTTACATGATGGTCAAAGTATCAGGCAATACTTATCAAAGGCCCATGCTGAAAATGAAG CAGGAGAATCAGGAAATTACAATGGAAGCATCCAGCTAATGGAGCCAGAGTTTGCTCTCTATTGGAAGATTGTGTGTAGGCACTTGCAGACTGAGGCACAA GAAAAAGGTTCTGATGCTGCTGCTACAATGGGCACTGAAGCTGCAGTGTATGCAGCTGAAGCTTCAGATAACAATGACCTTCTAGATAAAATACTTCCTGCAACTGTTTCTGATTATGTAGTTTTGGTCAAAGCTCATATAGATGCTG GAACAAATTATCGTTTTGCTACTCGACAGCTGCTGTTGCTTGGTGCAATGCTTGATTTTTCTGATTCTTCCAGTAGGAAAGTTGCTGGCTCATTTGTGAAGGAACTATTGCACAAACAACTTGATCATGAAATTGATGATGAAGGAAACCAGGTTGTTATAGGAGATGGCATAAACCTCGGTGGTGACAAAGAATGGGCTGATGCAGTGTCAAGTTTGGCTGGTAAAGTCCATGCTGCTCCCGGTGAATTTGAAGAAGTCGTTCTTGGTGTTATTGAAGAGCTTGGCCGGCCTTGCAGGGAGAGAACAGCAGACTTCGTACAGTGGATGCACTGCCTTGCTGTTACTAGTCTTCTTTTGGAAAATGCAAAGTCAATGCACTGGCTTCAAGGGAAAGCTATTGAACCTGCTGAACTGCTGCATTCTTTATTACTTCCTGGG ACGAAACATGTTCACTTGGACGTGCAGAGGGCTGCCATTAGGTGCCTTGGCCTTTTCGGCTTGTTAGAGAAAAATCCTAGCGAAGAGCTAGTGAAGCAATTGAGAATTTCTTTTGTTAAGGGTACTGCTCCAATTAGCAAAATGGCATGCAAGGGGTTAATTGATCTTGTCATGTGGCATGGGCACCAGGAAGTTGACAAGGCACTGGGCCAAGGGCTTGTGTCTCACTTTAATAATGGCAAAATGGAACGTGATCATGTGAAGTTTTCTGATGACGATGTTATTTTTAATAGCGAATTACTCGATCTCTTATATGTGGGCCTTGATAGAAGTGATTGGACAAAGTCTGAAGAATATGATGAAAATGAGTCGGTGCATAGCGTTCTTGGTGAGGGATTTGCTAAGATTCTTCTTCTTAGTGAAAAGTATCCGAGCATACCGACTTCTTTACATCCTTTGCTCTTGGCCAAGCTCATTATTTTGTATTTTAGCAATGAAACAAGAGATCTGCAGAG GTTGAAGCAATGTTTATCTGTATTCTTCGAGCATTATCCTGCCCTCTCTGTCAATCATAAG AAATGTTTGTCTAAGGCTTTTATTCCAGTCATGCGTTCCATGTGGCCAGGCATCTTTGGCAATTGTGGAGGGGCTCCCTCTGTAGTATCTAACATGCGTAAGCGGGCAGTTCAAGCATCAAGGTTTATGCTACAAATGATGCAGGACCCCTTGTTTGCTAAAGAAATTGAAAACAAAGATGAAAGTGCAGAATTACCAGAAACTATAGATAGTGCTCTGCAACCTTCATTTGAATGTGGAGAGGAGGGACTTGCAATACGAATTGCTGCTGAG GTAGCAAGCTTCCCTTCCAAGAAGACAGCTGCTGAGAGGTCATACATATCGGCACTTAGTAGAATACTCGCCTTGCTTCAATTTAGGTCATCAGAACAAGAAGCAGTAAAACTAATCAGGCAGCTATTGAATCATGTGGCTGAATCTGTATCAGGAGATAAAGATCTTATAAAGGAGTTGAAGCAGATGGCTGAGCGTCTCAAGTTGTTAGATAGCCAACCAGATGATAAACTGTTGCAAGATCAAATTGATCTGATTTTGG GGAGGTTGGAGGTGGAAATGAAAAAGGATATTGGTAGGTCATTTGAGATCCCAGAAACACCAGCAGTAGCACGATCATCAAAGCCAAGCCGCTCGAGAAGACGAGCAAGGAAAGATGAAGATGTTAGTGAAGAGTCTGATGAAGAAACCCCAGCAACCACTGTTGGTGGTGCCATAGGACCCCGGTCGCAGAGGGCAAGCAAGACTGCGGCTCTAAGCAAGATGACAGCCAACAAAGTTGTGAGAATAGAAGAATgcgaggatgaagaagaagaggaagaaagatCAGATGTATCATCAGAGGAGAATTCTGATGATTCAGACGTAGAAATAGAATGA
- the LOC136210597 gene encoding plasmodesmata-located protein 7, whose translation MGTTTSCYFLIILALLFFPIASPSATNSFVYGGCSQQKFTPNSPYESNINSLLTSLVNSATYTSYNNFTIMASTPQDVVYGLFQCRGDLSMPDCATCVARAVSQLGSLCSETCGGAIQLQGCFVKYDNTTFLGVEDKSVVLKKCGASIGYDTDAMGVRDAVLSGLGRTGGPYRAGGSGEVQGLAQCVEDLSFGECQDCLSEAISRLKSDCGTAVFGDMFLVKCYARYSTGGAHVYTKNHSDKSINEGEKTFAIIIGLLAGVALIIIFLAFIRKIFEGSGK comes from the exons ATGGGAACAACAACAAGTTGTTATTTCCTGATAATATTGGCACTCCTCTTCTTCCCCATTGCTTCACCTTCCGCCACCAACTCCTTCGTCTACGGCGGCTGCAGTCAACAGAAATTCACACCCAACTCCCCATACGAGTCCAATATAAACTCGCTCCTGACTTCACTGGTGAACTCAGCCACGTACACCTCCTACAACAACTTCACAATCATGGCCTCCACGCCACAAGACGTCGTCTACGGCCTTTTCCAGTGCCGTGGAGATCTCTCAATGCCGGACTGTGCCACCTGCGTTGCCCGGGCGGTGAGTCAACTCGGTTCTCTGTGCTCTGAGACATGCGGAGGAGCAATTCAGCTTCAGGGATGCTTTGTCAAGTACGATAATACAACGTTTCTGGGTGTGGAGGATAAGAGTGTTGTCTTGAAGAAATGTGGGGCGTCGATTGGGTATGATACGGATGCTATGGGTGTGAGGGATGCAGTTTTATCGGGGCTGGGCCGAACAGGTGGGCCGTACCGTGCGGGTGGGTCTGGTGAGGTTCAGGGTTTGGCCCAATGTGTGGAAGATTTGAGCTTTGGTGAGTGTCAAGATTGTTTGTCGGAAGCCATTTCACGGCTGAAAAGTGACTGCGGCACGGCGGTTTTCGGGGATATGTTCTTGGTCAAGTGTTATGCTAGATATTCAACCGGTGGTGCTCATGTGTATACAAAGAATCATAGTG ATAAATCAATAAACGAAGGGGAGAAGACATTTGCAATCATAATCGGATTATTGGCTGGAGTAGCATTAATCATTATATTCCTGGCTTTCATAAGGAAGATATTTGAAGGAAGTG gtaaataa